The following proteins are encoded in a genomic region of Blastopirellula marina:
- the rpsE gene encoding 30S ribosomal protein S5 — protein sequence MAKDSGKGGFVEKVVKIKRCAAVVKGGRRFSFAAMVVIGDGKGRVGWGYGKANEVPPSVQKAVKQAERKMIEVPVTEGSIPHQVIGRFGAGQVIMLPAHPGTGIIAGASVRAVCEAAGLHDVLTKSFGSTNPVVLVKATMNALEQLRTKDEIQRLRGVAV from the coding sequence GTGGCGAAAGATTCTGGCAAAGGCGGATTCGTCGAAAAGGTCGTCAAGATCAAACGCTGTGCTGCCGTGGTTAAGGGTGGTCGTCGATTCAGCTTTGCTGCGATGGTCGTCATTGGCGATGGCAAGGGCCGCGTCGGTTGGGGCTATGGTAAAGCCAACGAAGTTCCACCAAGCGTGCAAAAAGCGGTGAAGCAAGCCGAACGTAAGATGATCGAAGTTCCTGTGACCGAGGGTAGCATTCCTCACCAGGTAATCGGTCGTTTCGGCGCTGGTCAAGTTATCATGCTTCCGGCTCACCCTGGTACGGGTATCATTGCTGGTGCGTCGGTCCGTGCCGTCTGCGAAGCAGCCGGTCTTCACGACGTGCTAACCAAGAGCTTCGGTTCGACCAATCCGGTCGTTCTGGTGAAAGCCACCATGAATGCCCTGGAACAGCTCCGAACCAAGGATGAAATTCAACGCCTGCGAGGAGTGGCCGTCTAA